In Thunnus maccoyii chromosome 11, fThuMac1.1, whole genome shotgun sequence, one genomic interval encodes:
- the mstnb gene encoding growth/differentiation factor 8 produces the protein MHLSQIVLYLSLLIALGPVVLSDQETHQQPSATSPEDTEQCSTCDVRQQIKTMRLNAIKSQILSKLRMKEAPNISRDIVKQLLPKAPPLQQLLDQYDVLGDDNKDVVMEEDDEHAITETIMMMATEPESIVQVDGEPRCCFFSFTQKFQASRVLRAQLWVHLRQSDEATTVFLQISRLMPVAEGSRHIRIRSLKIDVSAGVSSWQSIDVKQVLTVWLRQPETNWGIEINAFDSRGNDLAVTSAEPGEEGLLPFMEVKISEAPKRARRDSGLDCDENSPESRCCRYPLTVDFEDFGWDWIIAPKRYKANYCSGECEYMHLQKYPHTHLVNKANPRGTAGPCCTPTKMSPINMLYFNRKEQIIYGKIPSMVVDRCGCS, from the exons ATGCATCTGTCTCAGATTGTGCTGTATCTTAGCTTGCTGATTGCTTTGGGTCCAGTAGTTTTGAGTGACCAAGAGACGCACCAGCAGCCCTCCGCCACCAGCCCAGAAGACACGGAGCAGTGCTCAACCTGCGACGTCCGGCAGCAGATTAAAACTATGCGATTAAACGCGATAAAATCCCAAATTCTGAGCAAACTGCGAATGAAAGAAGCTCCTAATATCAGCCGAGATATAGTGAAGCAGCTCCTGCCCAAAGCGCCGCCGCTGCAGCAGCTTCTCGACCAGTACGACGTGCTGGGAGATGATAATAAGGATGTGGTTATGGAGGAAGATGACGAGCATGCCATCACGGAGACAATAATGATGATGGCCACTGAAC CCGAGTCCATCGTGCAAGTGGATGGGGAACCGAGGtgctgctttttctcttttactcaAAAGTTTCAAGCCAGTCGCGTATTACGAGCTCAGCTATGGGTGCATCTGCGCCAATCGGACGAGGCGACGACTGTGTTCCTGCAAATCTCCCGCCTGATGCCGGTCGCAGAGGGGAGCAGGCACATACGGATCCGGTCCCTGAAAATCGACGTGAGTGCCGGGGTCAGCTCTTGGCAAAGTATAGACGTCAAACAAGTGCTGACTGTGTGGCTGCGGCAGCCGGAGACCAACTGGGGCATCGAAATTAACGCCTTCGATTCGAGGGGAAATGACTTGGCCGTGACCTCTGCGGAGCCAGGAGAGGAGGGACTG CTACCATTCATGGAGGTGAAGATTTCAGAAGCCCCCAAGCGTGCCAGGAGAGACTCGGGCCTGGACTGTGACGAGAACTCGCCAGAGTCCAGATGCTGCCGCTATCCGCTCACAGTGGACTTTGAAGACTTTGGCTGGGACTGGATTATTGCCCCAAAGCGCTACAAGGCCAACTATTGCTCCGGGGAGTGTGAGTACATGCACTTGCAGAAGTACCCCCACACCCACCTGGTGAACAAAGCCAACCCCAGAGGGACCGCAGGCCCCTGCTGTACCCCCACCAAGATGTCGCCCATCAACATGCTCTACTTTAATCGCAAAGAGCAGATAATCTATGGCAAGATCCCTTCCATGGTGGTGGACCGTTGTGGATGCTCTTGA